The sequence CTCCGGCTGGTCGCCTTCGCGCAGGTACCGCTAGCACTCTCCTTCGTCTACGCCGGCAGCCTGCGCGGCACCGGCGACACCCACTTCGTCTTCCTGATCACCCTGGCCTCCATGTGGGGGGTCCGGGTGCTTTTCTCCTACATCGCCGCCGTCCCTCTCAAACTCTCGCTTTATGCGGTCTGGAGCGTCTTCGTAGTCGACTGGTTCGTCCGCGCTGCTGCCTTCTGGTGGCGCTACCAGCGCCGCGACCTGCACCAGGTGATCATCTAGCCGATGCGGCTCTCATTCGTCCCCACGGCAGAGCCACACGCGATCCGGGAGCGCCTGGGGCGGCTTCTTACGCCCGGCTCCCTTCTCGACGACCGGCTGGAACGGCGCATCTCGCGCCTTGGAGGCCGCTTCGTAAGTTACGCTGCGAGCTATCCCTTACCCCTTTGGGCACCCGGCCTCGAGATCACCCCGGAGATGCGCGGCATGACCGAGGCGCTCTTTCCGCTCGCCGAACCGCGCACTCTGTTCGAAAAGGTGCTGCGGCGCGGCTGCCGGTTCGCCCCTTTGCTCTCCGGCACCTACCTTGAGAGCTCTGCGAGCTGGCTCGACCTGCTGCAGAGGCTTTCGCCGCAGCTTCCATGCGCCGATCCCGCGCCGTCCCTGCGCCGGCTCGCCTGCGACGACGCCGCACGCACCGCGTTTCTTTTCGCGCTCATGCTTCCGCAGCATTTCGGCGGCGGCTTCGACCGCTATCCGCATCAGCTCTCGTGGATTTCAGTGTGGATGAAAGAAAAAGGGGCATGCCGAGCAGACAGCATCCGCGTGCTGGACGCCGCCTGCGGCAGCGGTGAAGGGACCTACCAGGTGGCGCAACTCCTTTTAGAGGCCGGGATGGGGAAAGGAAGCTCCGTGCACGGCTCCACGCTGGAGCCGATCGAGCTCTTCGCCGGCGCCCACATGTACTTCCCGCACGCCCCGGAACGCGGGCGTGAGTACCGCAACCGGGCGGGGTCGCTCCTCGGGCCGGGTGCCGACGCCCCGGCGCTGGAATTCTACCTGGACCGCGTCGACGCCCCTCCTTCGCGCGAGCCCTACGACCTGGTCCTTTGCAACGGGCTTCTGGGCGGTCCCCTGCTGCACGAGCCCGAGGAACTCGCTTCCGCCTTCGCCGGGCTATCCGCGCGGCTGGCCCCCGGCGGGTTGTTGCTCGCCGCCGACCGCTTCCACGCCGGTTGGCGCCAACGCGTTCCCGAGGAGGACCTTATCGCCCTGATGCGGATCCACGGCCTCACCCCGGTCGAGGTCCCCGAAGGGATCGCGGGGAAAAAGGGAGATCCCTGATCATCCGGTAAAGAAAAAGGGGACGGAGCCGTATAGCCCCATCCCCTTTCTTATTGCCGCATTATGCTGACCAGGCTTTTACGCCTTCAGCAGCACTCCGCCCCAGGAAAGCCCGCCGCCGAAGCCCATCATCAGCACCAGCTCGCCCGGCTTGATCTTACCGTTTCTGCGATTCTCGTCCAGGGCAAGCCCCACCGAGCCCGCCGCCGTATTGCCGTAGCGGTCCAGGTTGAGCAGGAACTTCTCCTTGGGTATCCCGGTCTTCTTGGAGATGAAATCGATGATGCGCACGTTCGCCTGGTGCGGGATGATGTGGTCGATCTCCTCGGGACGCACACCGCCGCGCTCGGCGAGATCGGTGATGATGCGCGGAATGACGTCCACCGCGAAGGTGAAAACGCTTTTACCGGCCATCTTGAAGGTGTTTTCCTTTGCCGCGATGCTCTCGGCGCTGACCGGTTTTCTCGATCCCGAAGAGGGGACCTGAATCAGCTCCCATCCGCTGCCGTCGCTCTGCATCATGCTGTGCAGGATGCCCTTGCCGGACCCCCCGGCTCCGAGGATCACCGCACCGGCGCCGTCGCCGAAAAGTGGCGCCGTCCCGCGGTCGTCGAAGTCGAGGATCTTCGAATACGTGTCGGCCCCGATCAGGAGCACCTTCTTGTACTTTCCCGACCGGATCAGGTTGTCCGCCATCTCCATGCCGTAGATGTAGCTGCTGCAGACCGCGTTCATATCGAAGGCGAAGGCCCTCGCCGCCCCGATGTTCTTTTGCACCATGCAGGCCGTGGCGGGAAGGATCATGTCGGGGGTGGAGGTGGCGACGATGATGCAGTCGATGTCGATGGGGTCGACGCCCGCGTTTTCGAGGGC is a genomic window of Geomonas ferrireducens containing:
- a CDS encoding methyltransferase domain-containing protein, giving the protein MRLSFVPTAEPHAIRERLGRLLTPGSLLDDRLERRISRLGGRFVSYAASYPLPLWAPGLEITPEMRGMTEALFPLAEPRTLFEKVLRRGCRFAPLLSGTYLESSASWLDLLQRLSPQLPCADPAPSLRRLACDDAARTAFLFALMLPQHFGGGFDRYPHQLSWISVWMKEKGACRADSIRVLDAACGSGEGTYQVAQLLLEAGMGKGSSVHGSTLEPIELFAGAHMYFPHAPERGREYRNRAGSLLGPGADAPALEFYLDRVDAPPSREPYDLVLCNGLLGGPLLHEPEELASAFAGLSARLAPGGLLLAADRFHAGWRQRVPEEDLIALMRIHGLTPVEVPEGIAGKKGDP
- a CDS encoding beta-ketoacyl-ACP synthase III; its protein translation is MIRSEILGTGGYVPARVVPNAYFNYLVDDADHWIHSRTGIRERRFSAAEEATSDLATSAALLALENAGVDPIDIDCIIVATSTPDMILPATACMVQKNIGAARAFAFDMNAVCSSYIYGMEMADNLIRSGKYKKVLLIGADTYSKILDFDDRGTAPLFGDGAGAVILGAGGSGKGILHSMMQSDGSGWELIQVPSSGSRKPVSAESIAAKENTFKMAGKSVFTFAVDVIPRIITDLAERGGVRPEEIDHIIPHQANVRIIDFISKKTGIPKEKFLLNLDRYGNTAAGSVGLALDENRRNGKIKPGELVLMMGFGGGLSWGGVLLKA